The following are encoded together in the Choristoneura fumiferana chromosome 4, NRCan_CFum_1, whole genome shotgun sequence genome:
- the LOC141427194 gene encoding uncharacterized protein produces MPPPPPPLHHPPAHVHEEHVHVEKDNHGLGLSELFEISLTGIAFLSFGMFVLQVLMCITTHPQETQVMQMVDNSGDTVNVDEVFRFKRDAERSRMSTVNTLARYALIALKPRSTPCLYRVLCLGNKRARNIQDGNKYWLPIWQ; encoded by the exons ATGCCGCCTCCCCCTCCGCCGCTCCACCATCCGCCGGCACACGTCCACGAAGAGCATGTCCATGTGGAAAAGGACAACCACGGCCTAGGACTGTCAGAACTCTTCGAGATATCGCTCACCGGGATCGCCTTCCTGTCCTTCGGGATGTTTGTGCTGCAAGTGCTCATGTGTATCACTACG CACCCTCAAGAGACTCAAGTGATGCAGATGGTCGATAACAGCGGCGACACTGTCAACGTCGATGAAGTGTTCCGTTTCAAGCGCGATGCGGAACGTTCCAGAATGTCGACCGTCAACACCTTAGCCAGATATGCTCTGATAGCGCTGAAGCCACGGTCCACCCCCTGCTTGTACAGGGTGCTGTGCTTGGGGAATAAGAGAGCAAGGAATATACAAGATGGGAACAAGTACTGGTTACCGATTTGGCAGTAA